In the genome of Zootoca vivipara chromosome 6, rZooViv1.1, whole genome shotgun sequence, the window GGGCTGTGACACGGCCCTATCCCATGTCCAGGCTTCAGACAGGATTCACACCCCGggtccctttaacaggatacccttactgaggaggggcaagtgaggcaacaacctcccctccatccaaacaaaggcttacccaatgcctaacctcacaaaagttgtgacgattgctactaggtgggcgaaaaccaaatggccggtgccaatttgccaagtggggaaaaaatcctacctGGCCCCAAGAACTTGGCGACCGACAACTGACATAACAAGGTCATATCTGAGCAAAGCatgaaaagtgggtgggtgggtagggtgaTCTGATGAAGAGGCAAGGAAGAGAGAGTTGGCCGGCCAGCCGTGCCGAGTTTAAATGACCCATGGCCACACCTACCTTGGCCTCAGATTGGCAGATGACTGCACTGGCtgtgtagcgggggggggggaggcagcatacCTACCCCTACGCCGGAAAACTGTTGAGGCTCGGCTGACTGGCTGCAATGCCATACACCAGATAAAAGGTGAACGGACCTGCCAGCTAAACAAGACCCATATGGAGACTCTGGGCTTCCCACCTTCGCCTCTGAAGCCCAAAGGTTGAAGGGGAAAACTGAGGATCAATACAGTGATCGGGATGTGTCTGGAGGCTATTGGTGTGTCCAGGTGAGATATTAATGAGATAGGACACTTCAGGCTGCCTTAGAACCATTGTGTGTTCCTCATTTATATGGGAAGGGCATATAGCCcagtggcagggcatctgctttaaatgcaggagatcacaggttcaatccctgacatttccagttTGGGCTGGGAACgtgccctttctgaaaccctagagagctgctgccagtccatgtagcCAGTACAAGGTCTAGCTCAataaatggtctgactcaacatAAGACAGCTAAGTTCCTTACTAAGGTTCTGCACAGGGTGTCATTACTCCAAAGAGGTATGTATCGTTTGAGTCAGGAAGGACCCTGACAAAGAGAAGTGATTCTGCAACTGCAACTTCTGCAACTGAAACCTCCAGACACAGTTTGCTTTGTGCTCTTATCCCCTGCCGGCATAAATGGCAGGAGCCTTGCCAGAGGCTTGGAAAGAATAGAGGAGCATCAGATGATGACATAAATGGCCTAAGCTGAACCCAACATACCTATCAAGTAACTGGTTTAGTACTAAGGCACGCCTCTTGAGATCAGTAAATTCTTCTTGCAGGGTCCTTTGCAGGAGGGGGAAATCATACATGCTCAAATCCCAATTTGAGATAAGAAAGACCCTTGGAGGAGACTCCCCGGCCTTTGCCAGATTTTCACAGTAGTATTTCCTTATTTCCTTAAGGGTTCTGTCCTCCGTGAAGTGTGGGTTTCTTTTTTCGTCAGCTATACTGACATCCACTTTGGTGCGCACATAGAGAaacctcttcttccttttcctaatTTCACGAGCCAACATGGCATCGTGCTCGGTGAAGCCTATTTCGCCAACAATGATGAAGAAATCATACTTTTTGAAATCCATGTCTTTTACGTATTTCTCTGCTGCAAACTCCTGTGTTCCGATTGCTGGCAGATCCCAGAGAGTTACGTCGGGGTCGCTGGGGCACAGGTACCCTTTGAGTTCCCTAGTACCTTGTATCATATCAACCACGGCGGCACCCACCTCATTGTCTGCCATATTGCACAGGGCATTGACCAGGGATGATTTGCCGACACCTGGCCCCCCAGTGATGGCAACGTCAAGGCTACGTCTGCCTGGTGGGTGTTTTCTTTGAGCTGATGTGTCTGATTGGGAGCTCTTAGCACCCATAGTTGCTCCTCCGGGACATTCATCAGGTCTAAGTAAGAACAGAAATACCGCAATGGTTAACTCCTTTTTACATAAAGCTCCTGTTTAAAAAAGCTGCTTTGTAGGCCCAGTCCAGATCACTCACATTAAAGtcctaaataaacaaacatatgaAAGACTGGCTCCTTTCCTAAAGACCGCCCCCCAAATATCTGCAGTTCAAAAGTGCCACAGCAGTGGCCACACATGGGTAGGGAAGGGAAGGCATTGATCCAACAAGGACACACCCACTGCCACCCCATTATAAGGGaaaggcagggccgtctttagcagatgtggcgccggggtgcaaatatatACCCAGCCATCCGGCGGGCACTGCCAGCCATCGGGGGGGGgttgcaactctcccccatgccgctgcgggagagCGATCCTCACAGAGGCTTGAGAGGGAAGCTGCACATCCGCCAGGCTTATGGTTGGCGGGGCacagctggtgggcatgcagggaaaggggaggccgccggcaaagctgcacagctcccccacttgatggggcacccctgagaggccggcgccctggtgcagcgcaccactaagccctatgggaaagacagctctggggaaaggggtgggcacAGCTTAGTGCTACAAGCAgcaaatgttgctgaattacagttcccatcagccatggccaatgggcagggaagatgggagttgtagttcagtgatatctggagggccaaacgtTCTTTACACCTAACATACAGTATCAGATTCAGGGGAATTGAAATGGATAGCCCACTTCATAGAGGCTTGATTCATGCAACGCAGGGCTTATCAGTTTAGTTATCAGGTAACCCCATTGCGTCCTTCCCACCTCACTGTTAAGGTCTGTGTGCAAGAGAGCACacaggggtggggtataaataacatcatcatcatcatcattattgcttGATGCCAGGAGCTGGAGTCGGGTATGGTCAACTAAAAGAGGAAAGTGAGGAGAGATATGGTCTCTACATCCTTATATATGGCTACAGCCACAATAacacagaaaaaagaaacattaaacatGTTTGCTTTCATATTGAGTTGAAGATATGTAATTGAATAAAGTTTGGCTTTAGCTGAAACCAACATACTTATTGTGGATCTTCCTTCCTGCGTCCTGGGGTGGTAATAAGGCATGCCTCTTGAGATCAATACATTTGTCTCGCAGGGTCCTCTGCAGGAGGGGGAAATCGTACATGCTCGAATCCCACCTTGAGATGAGAAAAACCCTTGGAGGTGACTCCCCGGCCTTTGTCAAACGTTCACAGCAATCTTTCCTTATTTGTGCAAGGGTTTTCTCCTCATTGAAGCTTGGTTTCCTGCTTTCAGCATATATAATAACATCCACTTTGGTGCACACATAGAAAAAACCCTTGTTCATTTTCTGAATTTCGCGGGCCAGCATGATGACATCATCAGTGAATCTTCTTTCGCCAACAATGATGAAGAAATcatactttttaaaatccatACCCTTTATGTATCTCTCTGCCGGAAACAGAGGTGGTTGAATCCCTGGTAGATCCCAAAGGGTTACATCTGGATATTGGGGGTATAAGTACCCTGTTGGTTCCATAGTACGTTTTATCACATCGACCATAGCTGCCCCAGCATCATCGTCTGCCATATTCCGCAGGGCATTGACCAGGGATGATTTGCCGACACCTGAGTCCCCTACAATGGCGATATCAAGGGTATGTTTTCCAGATGGCTCATTCATTTGAGCTAATGTGTCTTGTTTGCAGCTCTTACAAGCCATGGCTGCTCTTCTGTGAGATTTATCACACCTAAATAAGAACAGAAATATTGCAGCAGTTAACACCTTCTGCATCTAAGTCCTCTTTTAAAACAGCTGGATCGATTGCCAGTTCATTTAGAGGCCCAGTTCAAACtactcacattagtgtttaactCCATTgatcattccaaggaaaccataTTCTGGGTAAgcactggaacccctggaatctctcaccgaACAGAAATTGGGGTGCAGGCAACATTGTAGTTATTAAAACTTCTTAAATAAATAGCTTTAACAAATGCTCTTGATATTCCTGTACAGCTTCATCTACATCTCAGTTTTCCTGCCTAAACCCCCTGAAATGGCTGCAATGCTTTGATGAGAAGTTTTCAAACTGCATAACTTGGACTTCCTGTCCTGGTGAGGGTTTCTCCTGGAGAGAGCAgctcttatatacagtggtaccttggttcccgaacagcttagttgtcaaacaaatcagctcccgaacgctgcaaacctggaagtaagtgttctggcttgtgaatgtttttcagaagccaaacacctgacaaggcttctgattgagtgcaggaagctcctgcagccagttggaacctgcgccttggtttttgaacagtttcaggagtcaaacggacttccggaacggattaagttcaagaaccaacgTTCCACTCACTGTATATTTGATTGTGGTCCTTTCAAGCATACGTTGACTTCTGAATACATACAGTAGTAGGAATGGTTGAAATATGGGAAAGTGAGCAAAGAAAGAAACAGTCAGAATTATTAAGGGGGGAGCTCCTGTTAGAGCTGAAAGGCAGCGTAGAAATATTTTTACAATCAGCAAATTAAAATTGCTTACCATTGGCAGCCAGTCGCTTTTTGGAAAAACAGCCTTAAAGTGACAAGTTTGACAGCTATTTGAAaggattcttttctctctctcttttttaatatatttttattaattttccaattaaaaccaattatatcacattcattatttcaaattatacacatatatatcaatcaaaccgaatgttatgccaaatcatctagaaaattttttgggttcccatgcttcaagaaattggggattcctcgcaaccgtccactgccgtcttttttctaaagttcaaatcgtctctccgagttcataataatccagatctttcccttacagtcacatagatgttttcctctttcaaccgattatttcccagctgctgagataaatgtcaaacaaagtttcacaaatgttctttctcctgtgtgagttaatcagtccagcctccccataaatcttcttggtctggagcgtccctattgcgtcgactctcaacacgaagcagcgccatcttaaaaaaactcaaatcactttcgttttctctcatagattaacgatctttataaaatttacagcttttccaggcagaagaaccagacctcacaccatgcatagactcttggtaaattaatggatctccttgccctatagctgaacttagcttcaggtcgctgctccaattcaaagtgcgtcacaactcataaatcctccgaacgcgtccaggcactcctcccatccaactagaggggggcttttctcgtcagcaactcctcatcttcaaaaaatatactcaataacaacagtttataaagttcaactcacacagtcttttgcttctctttcactccaaacaagccaggacatcacgtctgggaaggtacgaagtaactcatatgaaaaaaaagaaaaaagaaagactcgcttcccttatcgctccgtccccctcaatccttcttccagatgaaatacagcctttaactcctcaccctcagcagcatagatttctcggcagtaaacagcgcttctgcccctccttctgaagtatgtccatagatttaagcctaattatcttctttattcatggaaatccccg includes:
- the LOC118086237 gene encoding uncharacterized protein LOC118086237; translated protein: MACKSCKQDTLAQMNEPSGKHTLDIAIVGDSGVGKSSLVNALRNMADDDAGAAMVDVIKRTMEPTGYLYPQYPDVTLWDLPGIQPPLFPAERYIKGMDFKKYDFFIIVGERRFTDDVIMLAREIQKMNKGFFYVCTKVDVIIYAESRKPSFNEEKTLAQIRKDCCERLTKAGESPPRVFLISRWDSSMYDFPLLQRTLRDKCIDLKRHALLPPQDAGRKIHNKPDECPGGATMGAKSSQSDTSAQRKHPPGRRSLDVAITGGPGVGKSSLVNALCNMADNEVGAAVVDMIQGTRELKGYLCPSDPDVTLWDLPAIGTQEFAAEKYVKDMDFKKYDFFIIVGEIGFTEHDAMLAREIRKRKKRFLYVRTKVDVSIADEKRNPHFTEDRTLKEIRKYYCENLAKAGESPPRVFLISNWDLSMYDFPLLQRTLQEEFTDLKRRALVLNQLLDRSSDTSRRATWLAIFNADLENMKAVLRQRNLPDVVAQIRQELDLLGQVSATCGSGAACGSFTPLLRLRSGYEGRRRPSHALPEPCGGARHARQTLARCPPPLCKKDAR